A section of the Vespa velutina chromosome 6, iVesVel2.1, whole genome shotgun sequence genome encodes:
- the LOC124949653 gene encoding myosin-IIIb-like isoform X3 encodes MGDIIEMTGGGTNMAYHGLSQHVNFDVIPDPGDRFILEELIGEGTYGEVYSAYDKETDNKVAIKILENVADNIEEIEEEYLVLRDLSSHPNIPIFYGLYLKRAKPAQDEDQLWFVMELCTGGSVTDLVQGLKKRATRLTDRQIAYILRETVEALIYLHGNHCMHRDVKGHNILLTEEARVKLVDFGVSSHLAETLARKNTSVGTPYWMAPEVIACEQQLDSSYDSRCDVWSVGITAIELAEGDPPLSELHPMRALFQIPRNPPPSLKNPDIHNPEVLDFIAECLVKDLEHRPFASELKEHPLLMDIESQIEEIREELSNEIRRQRTDGRVQRQPEVTTKHGKLKTDRKARPEKMYMDDLAALDMLSEDAIVDQLQHRYEQGQIYTYIGDILVAVNPFTNLGLYTGIEQRRYKGQARSDNPPHIFAVADAAYQALLHQRQNQAIVISGESGAGKTESANLLLKQLVYLSKAPNRNLEERILQINPIMEAFGNATTGINANSSRFGKYLDLTMTKGGKVTGARISVYLLEQSRVVAQAEGERNFHVFYYMYDGLAADNRLAEFHLDSSLREHHRYLTDRSHNSPNYVDKFQQLKVGFKVLGFRDSEVDTVYGVLAAILHLGDIEFAEVPSEDNTDNKSRVIDTAPLDRVSKLLGVEPNDLLEALTSNSVMTRGETITRNNTVIEACAARDAMAKGLYGRLFDWMVNQINCLLCFNRSPNYEPLAIGLLDIFGFENFPRNSFEQLCINIANEQIQYYFNQHIFTWEQQEYMAEGIPVDLVEFSDNRPVLDMLLSKPMGLLALLDEESRFPRATNRSLIEKFHNNIKSKFYVRPKSDAVCFAVHHFAGRVVYQAEGFLEKNRNFLPPEVIQLVRQSQFDMVRFLFQCPITKTGNLYSAVHETDSRKLSQSIQNTKERYSSRGLASQSRAQQTVATYFRYSLMDLLQKMVSGSPQFVRCIKPNDSRSPRFFDKEKVVKQLRYTGVLETIRIRQNGFSHRIPFNEFLKRYCFLAFGYDERVVANRDNCRLLLIRLKMDGWALGKTKVFLKYYHVEFLSKMYEEQLKKIIMVQACVRRWLAKIRFNKQKWQFAISVVTLQRHIRGWLTRKHVEKEMLRKRAEEEATVLKKVQNEETLVLRRESRIEIIRNDDENEISQTENSKENDAAVVIQSHFRGYSVRKRFGVESEEHFKNILNNCDNQEDAIRALITEGIKEEDAKFIVQRWYKKEERVHKSPPMKDPIHPKLRQADLIQFSQNVHMKNQDIHKNLRRNKPGVRLNDIEEPPTDYARPDGFKMVQPILRYRRGSQPENEETVKYYRDLKEEMSRSRTGQILEVSAERMDRLAAQGDFVVAPEQHLSEIWHKALRNPDGSERKDNAEKSISTRTNDLHGKNMRPRGCNPYGRSFAVDSPRFNDRNGVQTRAADKYGDANHKRENFINGYGNELNWRSIANNGRIDQRKGLNGLKITNGLKNNINDRQILYRASDIKQNGYIGRNNREKEGNNNNNNNNNNNNNNNNNNNNNINMNNNNKNHKNINNINKNNNQVKNGLDRFVVNQNAILLQKDLWKNGFGVPIDVRHLLRPTVVEKRQENRRVEYDAEDINGPYNFRQLLRPAEYLPTESLRKRKGGMACCNNAAVISKDKIPDKHVKRKTPLTPDQNKIVINVKK; translated from the exons ATGGGTGATATAATTg agATGACCGGTGGTGGGACCAATATGGCGTATCATGGTCTAAGTCAACACGTAAACTTCGATGTAATACCAGATCCAGGAGATCGTTTCATTTTGGAGGAGCTTATAGGGGAAGGCACTTACGGGGAAGTATATTCCGCTTACGATAAGGAAACCGACAACAAAGTAGCGATCAAGATTCTTGAAAATGTAGCTGATAATATAGAAGAGATCGAGGAGGAATATCTTGTATTAAGAGATCTAAGCTCCCATCCTAATATACCAATATTTTATggattatatttgaaaagagCAAAACCTGCACAGGATGAGGATCAACTATGGTTCGTAATGGAG TTATGCACAGGAGGCTCAGTGACCGATCTTGTCCAGGGTTTAAAAAAACGTGCTACCCGTCTAACGGATAGGCAAATAGCGTATATACTTCGAGAAACTGTCGAAGCATTGATTTATCTTCATGGTAATCACTGTATGCACCGAGATGTCAAAggtcataatattttattaacggaAGAAGCACGAGTTAAACTGGTAGACTTCGGGGTTTCTTCTCATCTAGCTGAGACCTTGGCGAGGAAAAATACTTCTGTTGGTACGCCATACTGGATGGCACCCGAG GTAATAGCTTGTGAACAACAATTGGATTCTTCTTACGATTCACGATGCGACGTTTGGTCGGTTGGAATAACAGCGATTGAATTGGCCGAGGGTGATCCACCCCTGTCCGAACTTCATCCCATGAGAGCGCTCTTTCAAATACCTAGAAATCCACCCCCATCATTGAAAAATCCTGACATACATAATCCAGAAGTTTTGGACTTCATTGCCGAATGTCTCGTCAAGGATTTAGAACATCGACCGTTTGCTAGCGAACTCAAAGAGCATCCGTTGTTGATGGATATCGAATCTCAGATAGAGGAAATCAGGGAAGAACTTTCTAATGAAATTCGTAGACAAAGAACCGATGGTAGAGTTCAAAGACAGCCGGAAGTAACGACCAAACACGGTAAACTTAAAACCGATCGTAAAGCCAGAccagaaaaaatgtatatggACGATTTGGCCGCTCTTGATATGTTATCGGAGGATGCAATCGTTGATCAATTACAGCATCGTTACGAACAGGGCCAGATTTATACTTACATCGGTGATATACTGGTTGCCGTTAATCCATTTACCAATTTGGGCCTTTACACTGGAATC gAACAAAGAAGATATAAAGGTCAAGCCAGGTCAGATAATCCACCACACATTTTTGCGGTCGCTGATGCAGCCTATCAAGCGCTTCTCCATCAACGTCAAAATCAGGCGATCGTGATCAGCGGTGAATCAGGGGCAGGAAAGACAGAAAGTGCAAATTTGTTGTTGAAGCAATTGGTATATCTCAGCAAAGCACCGAATCGTAATTTGGAAGAGAGAATTCTACAGATAAATCCGATAATGGAAGCCTTTGGAAACGCCACGACTGGTATTAACGCTAACTCATCGAGATTTGGAAAGTATTTGGATCTGACAATGACCAAAGGTGGCAAGGTCACTGGAGCAAGAATTTCCGTTTATCTTTTGGAACAATCTCGTGTGGTAGCACAGGCTGA GGGCGAACGAAATtttcatgtattttattacatgTACGATGGTTTAGCGGCTGACAATCGTTTAGCCGAGTTTCATTTGGATAGTAGCCTTCGGGAACATCATCGATATCTTACAGATCGTAGTCATAATTCTCCAAATTACGTGGATAAGTTTCAACAACTAAAAGTTGGCTTCAAAGTATTAGGCTTTCGGGATAGCGAAGTGGATACTGTTTATGGAGTATTGGCAGCTATACTTCATTTAGGGGATATCGAGTTTGCTGAAGTTCCTAGTGAGGATAATACGGATAATAAGAGTAGAGTCATAGATACTGCTCCTCTCGATAGAG TTTCAAAATTGTTGGGTGTCGAACCAAACGATTTATTGGAGGCATTAACATCAAACTCGGTCATGACGAGAGGTGAAACGATCACAAGAAATAATACCGTAATCGAAGCTTGTGCCGCTCGTGATGCCATGGCTAAAGGACTTTACGGAAGACTCTTCGATTGGATGGTCAATCAAATAAATTGCCTGTTGTGCTTCAATCGTTCACCCAATTACGAGCCATTGGCTATTGGCTTGTTGGATATATTTGGCTTCGAGAATTTCCCACGGAATTCATTCGAACAACTTTGCATAAATATAGCGAACGAACAGATTCAGTATTATTTCAATCAGCATATATTTACTTGGGAACAACAGGAGTACATGGCCGAGGGTATACCGGTAGATCTCGTTGAGTTTTCAGATAATCGACCAGTTCTAGATATGCTATTGAGCAAACCAATGGGGTTGTTGGCACTTTTGGACGAAGAAAGTCGTTTTCCTCGGGCGACCAATAGATCACTGATTG AGAAATTTCACAACAACATAAAATCGAAGTTTTACGTAAGACCAAAATCCGATGCCGTTTGTTTCGCGGTTCATCATTTCGCTGGACGTGTAGTTTACCAAGCTGAAGGATTTCTTGAGAAGAATAGAAACTTCCTGCCTCCTGAGGTAATACAATTGGTACGGCAATCTCAATTCGACATGGTCCGCTTCTTGTTCCAGTGTCCGATCACCAAAACCGGTAACCTCTACTCAGCCGTCCATGAAACTGACTCGAGAAAGTTGTCGCAATCTATTCAAAATACAAAG gaACGTTACTCCAGTCGTGGCTTAGCATCACAATCAAGAGCTCAGCAAACAGTGGCAACATACTTCCGTTATTCCTTGATGGATCTTTTACAAAAAATGGTCTCGGGTTCTCCGCAATTCGTCAGGTGTATTAAACCGAACGATTCAAGAAGCCCACGTTTCTTCGACAAGGAAAAAGTTGTAAAACAATTGAGATACACTGGAGTATTGGAGACCATTCGAATAAGACAAAATGGTTTCTCTCATAGAATACCTTTCAATGAGTTTCTAAAGAG atactGTTTCCTTGCATTTGGTTATGACGAACGAGTGGTAGCCAATCGTGACAATTGTCGATTACTTTTGATACGTTTGAAGATGGACGGTTGGGCATTGGGAAAgacaaaagtatttttaaaatattaccatGTCGAATTCTTGTCAAAAATGTACGAGGAACAATTGAAGAAGATCATAATGGTACAAGCTTGCGTTCGTAGATGGTTAGCAAAAATTCGCTTTAACAAACAAAAGTGGCAATTTGCAATTTCTGTCGTTACACTTCAACGGCATATCAGAGGTTGGTTAACACGTAAACACGTTGAAAAGGAAATGTTGAGGAAACGTGCCGAAGAAGAGGCTACCGTATTGAAGAAAGTTCAAA acgAGGAAACATTGGTACTGCGTAGAGAATCcagaatagaaattataagaaacgatgatgaaaatgaaatatctcaGACAGAAAACTCCAAAGAGAACGACGCTGCTGTTGTTATACAGagtc ACTTCAGAGGTTATTCTGTTCGCAAACGTTTTGGCGTGGAATCAGAGGAACATTTCAAGAATATCTTGAATAATTGTGATAATCAAGAAGACGCGATACGTGCATTGATCACCGAGGGCATTAAGGAGGAGGACGCTAAGTTCATCGTACAGAGATGGtacaaaaaagaggaaagggtaCACAAATCACCGCCTATGAAGGATCCTATTCATCCTAAATTGAGACAAGCTGATCTAATTCAATTTTCTCAAAAT gtTCATATGAAGAATCAAGATATTCATAAGAATCTTCGACGGAACAAACCGGGTGTCCGATTAAACGATATCGAGGAACCACCAACTGATTATGCTCGTCCCGATGGATTTAAAATGGTCCAACCAATTTTGCGATATCGAAGAGGTTCTCAACCAGAAAACGAGGAGACCGTCAAATATTATCGggatttaaaagaagaaatgagcAG GAGTCGAACGGGTCAGATTCTGGAAGTGAGTGCCGAGAGGATGGATCGTCTGGCAGCTCAGGGCGACTTTGTGGTAGCACCGGAACAGCATCTCTCCGAAATTTGGCACAAAGCATTGAGAAATCCGGATGgatcagaaagaaaagacaatgCGGAGAAATCCATAAG TACAAGGACTAATGACCTGCATGGCAAAAACATGCGGCCTAGAGGGTGCAATCCGTACGGTAGATCGTTTGCAGTCGACTCTCCGCGTTTCAACGATCGAAATGGCGTACAAACACGAGCGGCCGATAAATATGGCGATGCAAATCACAAACGAGAGAATTTCATAAATGGGTATGGGAATGAGTTGAATTGGCGGAGTATCGCGAACAACGGAAGGATCGATCAAAGGAAGGGTTTGAATGGATTGAAGATTACGAATGGTttgaagaataatataaacgacAGGCAAATATTGTATCGTGCCAGTGACATAAAACAGAACGGTTACATTGGAAGAAATAATCGGGAGAAGgagggaaataataataataataataataataataataataataataataataataataataataataatattaatatgaacaacaataataaaaatcataaaaatattaataatataaataagaacaataatcaGGTGAAAAATGGTTTGGATCGTTTCGTCGTTAATCAGAACGCCATACTTTTACAAAAAGATCTTTGGAAGAACGGATTCGGTGTTCCAATTGACGTGAGACATTTGTTAAGACCGACAGTCGTAGAAAAGCGACAAGAGAATCGTCGAGTCGAATACGATGCGGAGGACATTAATGGACCATACAATTTCAGACAGCTATTGAGACCGGCCGAGTATCTTCCAACCGAATCgcttagaaagagaaaaggtggAATGGCCTGTTGTAACAATGCTGCTGTTATCAGTAAGGATAAAATACCGGATAAGCATGTTAAGAGAAAAACTCCTTTAACACCCGATCAGAACAAAATTGTTAtcaatgttaaaaaatga
- the LOC124949653 gene encoding myosin-IIIb-like isoform X4: MGDIIEMTGGGTNMAYHGLSQHVNFDVIPDPGDRFILEELIGEGTYGEVYSAYDKETDNKVAIKILENVADNIEEIEEEYLVLRDLSSHPNIPIFYGLYLKRAKPAQDEDQLWFVMELCTGGSVTDLVQGLKKRATRLTDRQIAYILRETVEALIYLHGNHCMHRDVKGHNILLTEEARVKLVDFGVSSHLAETLARKNTSVGTPYWMAPEVIACEQQLDSSYDSRCDVWSVGITAIELAEGDPPLSELHPMRALFQIPRNPPPSLKNPDIHNPEVLDFIAECLVKDLEHRPFASELKEHPLLMDIESQIEEIREELSNEIRRQRTDGRVQRQPEVTTKHGKLKTDRKARPEKMYMDDLAALDMLSEDAIVDQLQHRYEQGQIYTYIGDILVAVNPFTNLGLYTGIEQRRYKGQARSDNPPHIFAVADAAYQALLHQRQNQAIVISGESGAGKTESANLLLKQLVYLSKAPNRNLEERILQINPIMEAFGNATTGINANSSRFGKYLDLTMTKGGKVTGARISVYLLEQSRVVAQAEGERNFHVFYYMYDGLAADNRLAEFHLDSSLREHHRYLTDRSHNSPNYVDKFQQLKVGFKVLGFRDSEVDTVYGVLAAILHLGDIEFAEVPSEDNTDNKSRVIDTAPLDRVSKLLGVEPNDLLEALTSNSVMTRGETITRNNTVIEACAARDAMAKGLYGRLFDWMVNQINCLLCFNRSPNYEPLAIGLLDIFGFENFPRNSFEQLCINIANEQIQYYFNQHIFTWEQQEYMAEGIPVDLVEFSDNRPVLDMLLSKPMGLLALLDEESRFPRATNRSLIEKFHNNIKSKFYVRPKSDAVCFAVHHFAGRVVYQAEGFLEKNRNFLPPEVIQLVRQSQFDMVRFLFQCPITKTGNLYSAVHETDSRKLSQSIQNTKERYSSRGLASQSRAQQTVATYFRYSLMDLLQKMVSGSPQFVRCIKPNDSRSPRFFDKEKVVKQLRYTGVLETIRIRQNGFSHRIPFNEFLKRYCFLAFGYDERVVANRDNCRLLLIRLKMDGWALGKTKVFLKYYHVEFLSKMYEEQLKKIIMVQACVRRWLAKIRFNKQKWQFAISVVTLQRHIRGWLTRKHVEKEMLRKRAEEEATVLKKVQNFRGYSVRKRFGVESEEHFKNILNNCDNQEDAIRALITEGIKEEDAKFIVQRWYKKEERVHKSPPMKDPIHPKLRQADLIQFSQNVHMKNQDIHKNLRRNKPGVRLNDIEEPPTDYARPDGFKMVQPILRYRRGSQPENEETVKYYRDLKEEMSSGSDFEEDEVGWDLPLIQLENDLHPSARSRTGQILEVSAERMDRLAAQGDFVVAPEQHLSEIWHKALRNPDGSERKDNAEKSISTRTNDLHGKNMRPRGCNPYGRSFAVDSPRFNDRNGVQTRAADKYGDANHKRENFINGYGNELNWRSIANNGRIDQRKGLNGLKITNGLKNNINDRQILYRASDIKQNGYIGRNNREKEGNNNNNNNNNNNNNNNNNNNNNINMNNNNKNHKNINNINKNNNQVKNGLDRFVVNQNAILLQKDLWKNGFGVPIDVRHLLRPTVVEKRQENRRVEYDAEDINGPYNFRQLLRPAEYLPTESLRKRKGGMACCNNAAVISKDKIPDKHVKRKTPLTPDQNKIVINVKK, from the exons ATGGGTGATATAATTg agATGACCGGTGGTGGGACCAATATGGCGTATCATGGTCTAAGTCAACACGTAAACTTCGATGTAATACCAGATCCAGGAGATCGTTTCATTTTGGAGGAGCTTATAGGGGAAGGCACTTACGGGGAAGTATATTCCGCTTACGATAAGGAAACCGACAACAAAGTAGCGATCAAGATTCTTGAAAATGTAGCTGATAATATAGAAGAGATCGAGGAGGAATATCTTGTATTAAGAGATCTAAGCTCCCATCCTAATATACCAATATTTTATggattatatttgaaaagagCAAAACCTGCACAGGATGAGGATCAACTATGGTTCGTAATGGAG TTATGCACAGGAGGCTCAGTGACCGATCTTGTCCAGGGTTTAAAAAAACGTGCTACCCGTCTAACGGATAGGCAAATAGCGTATATACTTCGAGAAACTGTCGAAGCATTGATTTATCTTCATGGTAATCACTGTATGCACCGAGATGTCAAAggtcataatattttattaacggaAGAAGCACGAGTTAAACTGGTAGACTTCGGGGTTTCTTCTCATCTAGCTGAGACCTTGGCGAGGAAAAATACTTCTGTTGGTACGCCATACTGGATGGCACCCGAG GTAATAGCTTGTGAACAACAATTGGATTCTTCTTACGATTCACGATGCGACGTTTGGTCGGTTGGAATAACAGCGATTGAATTGGCCGAGGGTGATCCACCCCTGTCCGAACTTCATCCCATGAGAGCGCTCTTTCAAATACCTAGAAATCCACCCCCATCATTGAAAAATCCTGACATACATAATCCAGAAGTTTTGGACTTCATTGCCGAATGTCTCGTCAAGGATTTAGAACATCGACCGTTTGCTAGCGAACTCAAAGAGCATCCGTTGTTGATGGATATCGAATCTCAGATAGAGGAAATCAGGGAAGAACTTTCTAATGAAATTCGTAGACAAAGAACCGATGGTAGAGTTCAAAGACAGCCGGAAGTAACGACCAAACACGGTAAACTTAAAACCGATCGTAAAGCCAGAccagaaaaaatgtatatggACGATTTGGCCGCTCTTGATATGTTATCGGAGGATGCAATCGTTGATCAATTACAGCATCGTTACGAACAGGGCCAGATTTATACTTACATCGGTGATATACTGGTTGCCGTTAATCCATTTACCAATTTGGGCCTTTACACTGGAATC gAACAAAGAAGATATAAAGGTCAAGCCAGGTCAGATAATCCACCACACATTTTTGCGGTCGCTGATGCAGCCTATCAAGCGCTTCTCCATCAACGTCAAAATCAGGCGATCGTGATCAGCGGTGAATCAGGGGCAGGAAAGACAGAAAGTGCAAATTTGTTGTTGAAGCAATTGGTATATCTCAGCAAAGCACCGAATCGTAATTTGGAAGAGAGAATTCTACAGATAAATCCGATAATGGAAGCCTTTGGAAACGCCACGACTGGTATTAACGCTAACTCATCGAGATTTGGAAAGTATTTGGATCTGACAATGACCAAAGGTGGCAAGGTCACTGGAGCAAGAATTTCCGTTTATCTTTTGGAACAATCTCGTGTGGTAGCACAGGCTGA GGGCGAACGAAATtttcatgtattttattacatgTACGATGGTTTAGCGGCTGACAATCGTTTAGCCGAGTTTCATTTGGATAGTAGCCTTCGGGAACATCATCGATATCTTACAGATCGTAGTCATAATTCTCCAAATTACGTGGATAAGTTTCAACAACTAAAAGTTGGCTTCAAAGTATTAGGCTTTCGGGATAGCGAAGTGGATACTGTTTATGGAGTATTGGCAGCTATACTTCATTTAGGGGATATCGAGTTTGCTGAAGTTCCTAGTGAGGATAATACGGATAATAAGAGTAGAGTCATAGATACTGCTCCTCTCGATAGAG TTTCAAAATTGTTGGGTGTCGAACCAAACGATTTATTGGAGGCATTAACATCAAACTCGGTCATGACGAGAGGTGAAACGATCACAAGAAATAATACCGTAATCGAAGCTTGTGCCGCTCGTGATGCCATGGCTAAAGGACTTTACGGAAGACTCTTCGATTGGATGGTCAATCAAATAAATTGCCTGTTGTGCTTCAATCGTTCACCCAATTACGAGCCATTGGCTATTGGCTTGTTGGATATATTTGGCTTCGAGAATTTCCCACGGAATTCATTCGAACAACTTTGCATAAATATAGCGAACGAACAGATTCAGTATTATTTCAATCAGCATATATTTACTTGGGAACAACAGGAGTACATGGCCGAGGGTATACCGGTAGATCTCGTTGAGTTTTCAGATAATCGACCAGTTCTAGATATGCTATTGAGCAAACCAATGGGGTTGTTGGCACTTTTGGACGAAGAAAGTCGTTTTCCTCGGGCGACCAATAGATCACTGATTG AGAAATTTCACAACAACATAAAATCGAAGTTTTACGTAAGACCAAAATCCGATGCCGTTTGTTTCGCGGTTCATCATTTCGCTGGACGTGTAGTTTACCAAGCTGAAGGATTTCTTGAGAAGAATAGAAACTTCCTGCCTCCTGAGGTAATACAATTGGTACGGCAATCTCAATTCGACATGGTCCGCTTCTTGTTCCAGTGTCCGATCACCAAAACCGGTAACCTCTACTCAGCCGTCCATGAAACTGACTCGAGAAAGTTGTCGCAATCTATTCAAAATACAAAG gaACGTTACTCCAGTCGTGGCTTAGCATCACAATCAAGAGCTCAGCAAACAGTGGCAACATACTTCCGTTATTCCTTGATGGATCTTTTACAAAAAATGGTCTCGGGTTCTCCGCAATTCGTCAGGTGTATTAAACCGAACGATTCAAGAAGCCCACGTTTCTTCGACAAGGAAAAAGTTGTAAAACAATTGAGATACACTGGAGTATTGGAGACCATTCGAATAAGACAAAATGGTTTCTCTCATAGAATACCTTTCAATGAGTTTCTAAAGAG atactGTTTCCTTGCATTTGGTTATGACGAACGAGTGGTAGCCAATCGTGACAATTGTCGATTACTTTTGATACGTTTGAAGATGGACGGTTGGGCATTGGGAAAgacaaaagtatttttaaaatattaccatGTCGAATTCTTGTCAAAAATGTACGAGGAACAATTGAAGAAGATCATAATGGTACAAGCTTGCGTTCGTAGATGGTTAGCAAAAATTCGCTTTAACAAACAAAAGTGGCAATTTGCAATTTCTGTCGTTACACTTCAACGGCATATCAGAGGTTGGTTAACACGTAAACACGTTGAAAAGGAAATGTTGAGGAAACGTGCCGAAGAAGAGGCTACCGTATTGAAGAAAGTTCAAA ACTTCAGAGGTTATTCTGTTCGCAAACGTTTTGGCGTGGAATCAGAGGAACATTTCAAGAATATCTTGAATAATTGTGATAATCAAGAAGACGCGATACGTGCATTGATCACCGAGGGCATTAAGGAGGAGGACGCTAAGTTCATCGTACAGAGATGGtacaaaaaagaggaaagggtaCACAAATCACCGCCTATGAAGGATCCTATTCATCCTAAATTGAGACAAGCTGATCTAATTCAATTTTCTCAAAAT gtTCATATGAAGAATCAAGATATTCATAAGAATCTTCGACGGAACAAACCGGGTGTCCGATTAAACGATATCGAGGAACCACCAACTGATTATGCTCGTCCCGATGGATTTAAAATGGTCCAACCAATTTTGCGATATCGAAGAGGTTCTCAACCAGAAAACGAGGAGACCGTCAAATATTATCGggatttaaaagaagaaatgagcAG TGGTTCGGACTTCGAAGAAGACGAAGTTGGCTGGGACTTACCGTTGATACAGCTAGAAAATGACCTTCATCCTTCAGCGAG GAGTCGAACGGGTCAGATTCTGGAAGTGAGTGCCGAGAGGATGGATCGTCTGGCAGCTCAGGGCGACTTTGTGGTAGCACCGGAACAGCATCTCTCCGAAATTTGGCACAAAGCATTGAGAAATCCGGATGgatcagaaagaaaagacaatgCGGAGAAATCCATAAG TACAAGGACTAATGACCTGCATGGCAAAAACATGCGGCCTAGAGGGTGCAATCCGTACGGTAGATCGTTTGCAGTCGACTCTCCGCGTTTCAACGATCGAAATGGCGTACAAACACGAGCGGCCGATAAATATGGCGATGCAAATCACAAACGAGAGAATTTCATAAATGGGTATGGGAATGAGTTGAATTGGCGGAGTATCGCGAACAACGGAAGGATCGATCAAAGGAAGGGTTTGAATGGATTGAAGATTACGAATGGTttgaagaataatataaacgacAGGCAAATATTGTATCGTGCCAGTGACATAAAACAGAACGGTTACATTGGAAGAAATAATCGGGAGAAGgagggaaataataataataataataataataataataataataataataataataataataataataatattaatatgaacaacaataataaaaatcataaaaatattaataatataaataagaacaataatcaGGTGAAAAATGGTTTGGATCGTTTCGTCGTTAATCAGAACGCCATACTTTTACAAAAAGATCTTTGGAAGAACGGATTCGGTGTTCCAATTGACGTGAGACATTTGTTAAGACCGACAGTCGTAGAAAAGCGACAAGAGAATCGTCGAGTCGAATACGATGCGGAGGACATTAATGGACCATACAATTTCAGACAGCTATTGAGACCGGCCGAGTATCTTCCAACCGAATCgcttagaaagagaaaaggtggAATGGCCTGTTGTAACAATGCTGCTGTTATCAGTAAGGATAAAATACCGGATAAGCATGTTAAGAGAAAAACTCCTTTAACACCCGATCAGAACAAAATTGTTAtcaatgttaaaaaatga